In Desulfovibrio sp. 86, the following proteins share a genomic window:
- a CDS encoding phosphoglycerate dehydrogenase, giving the protein MKILVTPRSFGKTNPELFDRLAQAGLEVVRNDTGGILSADQMREKLASCQGVILGVDPMDASVLAAAPELKAIAKYGVGLDNIDLEACKQRGIAVSRTVGANSNAVADYALTLMLMVARKAGLIDRRCREKDWGKITSIDLYGKTLGIIGLGAIGRCVVKRAQGFGMKILAHDIAWDEAWAKGEGVERADVDRICREADFITLHTVLTDETRNCINAGRIATMKKTAVIINTARGGLIDEAALLAALQAGSIYGAGLDVFEQEPPADPAWYALDNLVMGSHCSSSTAGATESMGLMAVDNLLRDLGL; this is encoded by the coding sequence GTGAAAATTCTTGTTACTCCCCGCTCTTTTGGCAAAACCAATCCCGAACTGTTCGACCGTCTGGCGCAGGCCGGGCTTGAGGTCGTGCGCAACGACACGGGCGGCATCCTTTCCGCCGACCAGATGCGTGAAAAACTGGCCTCGTGCCAGGGCGTCATTTTGGGCGTTGACCCTATGGACGCCTCTGTGCTGGCCGCCGCGCCGGAACTCAAGGCCATCGCCAAATATGGCGTCGGGCTGGACAATATTGACCTTGAAGCCTGCAAGCAGCGCGGCATCGCGGTGTCGCGCACGGTTGGGGCCAACAGCAACGCCGTGGCCGACTACGCCCTGACCCTCATGCTGATGGTGGCGCGCAAGGCCGGGCTTATTGACCGCCGCTGCCGTGAGAAAGATTGGGGCAAGATCACCAGCATCGACCTTTACGGCAAAACCCTGGGCATCATCGGCCTTGGAGCCATTGGCCGCTGCGTGGTCAAACGCGCCCAGGGCTTCGGCATGAAGATTCTGGCCCACGACATTGCCTGGGACGAAGCCTGGGCCAAGGGCGAGGGCGTCGAGCGCGCGGATGTGGACCGCATCTGCCGCGAGGCGGACTTCATCACCCTGCACACGGTGCTGACGGACGAAACCCGCAACTGCATCAATGCCGGACGCATCGCCACTATGAAGAAAACGGCGGTCATCATCAATACCGCTCGCGGCGGGCTTATTGACGAAGCCGCCCTGCTGGCGGCCCTTCAGGCTGGCAGCATTTACGGCGCGGGGCTTGACGTGTTCGAGCAGGAGCCCCCGGCTGATCCGGCCTGGTATGCGCTGGACAACCTTGTGATGGGCTCGCACTGCTCCTC